The Lolium rigidum isolate FL_2022 chromosome 1, APGP_CSIRO_Lrig_0.1, whole genome shotgun sequence region gcatgtaacactagctgcaagctcgagatcatgtgTGGGATAGTTGAGCTCATGCTTTTTCAACTGACGAGAAGCATATGCCACGACTTGACGTTCTTGCATGAGGACAGCGCCTAGTCCATGAAGAGAGGCATCACAGAATATCTGGAAAGGTTTGGAAGTATCTGGTAGAACAAGAACTGGTGTCGAAGTGAGCTTCTGCTTGAGGAGGTCAAAACTTTCCTGGCATTGAGGAGACCAaaggaacttcttgtctttcttgaggagatcggtaagaggcttggcgatcttggagaaattctcgacGAAGCGGCGGCAGTAACTTGCCAAACCGAGGAAACTTCTCACTTGCTTGACATTCTTCGGAGGAAGCCATTCAACGATTTCCTTGACGGTTTCAGGATTGACAGCAATGCCTTTTCCAGAAATGACATGGCCAAGATAGACGACTTGAGGAAGCCAGAATTCACATTTAGAGAACTTGGCATAAAGGCGATGTTCACGAAGCTTCAGGAGGATGAGGCGAAGATGCTCTTCATGCTCCTCATTGGACTTGGAGTAGACAAGGATATCATCGAGATAGACTACCACAAACTTGTCCAGATACTCCATGAAAATGTAGTTCATCAGGCGAGAGAATgtggctggagcatttgtgagaccaaaggacatgacggtgtatTCATACAGACCATAGCGAGTTTTGAAGGCTGTCTTGGGTACATCCTCTTTGcggattttgatttggtgataaccacttctcaaatccatcttagagAACACAGTTGCACCCGCAAGCTGATCAAAGAGCTCATTGATGCGAGGAAGAGGATATGTATTGTTGATCGTTTTCTCATTGAGAGGGCGGTAGTCAACCACCAATCGATCAGTTTTATCCTTTTTCTTGACGAAGATGGTAGGACATCCCCATGGAGAAGTACTTGGCTGAATGAAACCAAGTTTTTGCAACTCGTCAAGCTGCCTCTTGAGTTCAGCCAACTCATTTGGACCCATTTTATAAGGCCGCTTGGAGATAGGAGCGGTACCAGGTTCTAGCTCGATAACGAACTCAACAGCCCTGTCAGGTGGCATACCCGGAAGTTCTTCAGGAAAGACATCGGGAAAGTCGCAAACCACCGGTATAGACTCAAGCTCCGGAAGAGAGCTAGGATTCAAAgcgaagagctgaacggaaggtgtCTCAGAAGGTGAATAGACTATGTGGCCTGTCGAAGTAGGAAGGGAAACTGAATGCTTGGCACAATCAATAACAGCTTTGTTGGCCTTCAACCAATCCATGccgagaatgacatcaatgtccgacATGCCGAGAGCTATGAGTGAAGCAAGAAACATATAGCTTCCGATGAGAATTTGATTCCCATGGCTTATCTCAGAAACAAACATATGCGCTCCTGGAGAGTTCACCGTGAATTTATTGGGCAAAGGAACCAAAGGCAACCCATGAGATAGAGCAAACTTTTGAGAGACAAAGGAAAGTGATGCTCCGGTATCAAACAGAACTTTTGCTGAGATCGAGTTCACAGGAAGAACACCAAGCACGATATCAGGTGCCCTTTTTGCTTGGACAGCTGTGACATTGTTCACCCATACACTTCTCGTACCAGGCTTATTGTTATAGTTGAAAGCCTTTGACGGTTGTAGAGACTTGTTCTGATAGCAGTTGCGTGAAGTGTGTCCTGGatcaccacacttgaagcaaacTTTTGCAGAAGGGCGAGGACCCATTGGTCTTGCCAGAACTTCATAACTAGGCCTTTGCTGAGCATCAACACGGTAACTTTGCTTAGCTTGACTGCCAGACCTTTGATGAACTTGAGAGCCCCTTGGAACaacaacgggggggggggggggggaaacaAAACCACTCGGTTCAGGCATGTAGGTGGGTTGTGCAGGAGCAGCATAAGGAACCCAAATCCTACGTTTCCGAGGAGGCATAGCAGTTGCTGAGGAAGAAGCTGCTTCACGAGAGCGCTTACGAGAGTCTTCTAGCATTGCACGACCATACTCTTCTTGGAGCGCTGTGTTAACGAGCTCCTCGAAGGTATTGCACTTGACCAAGAGTATAGCATACTTGATCTCTGGGTTCAGGCCTTTGTGAAACATGGCTTGCTTTTTGGCATCCGTAGATACCTCATCTCCAGCATAACGAGCCAGTTTTAAGAAAGCATCTCTATAAGCCAGCACAGTGTTGTTGCCTTGAGACAAATTGCAGAACTCTTCTCGCTTTCTCTCCATGATGCTGTCAGGGATGTGATGACGCTTGAAAAGCAGCTGAAACTCATCCCAGGTAATGATTGCATCTGGTGCTTTCATCAGCAGATGATTGTCCCACCATGCGGCTGAAACTCCACGAAGAAGATATGTCACATACGGAACACGGTCCTCATCAGCCACATGTGTCACACTGATAGTCTTGTTCATCTCGCGTaaccaatcatcagcatcaattGGCTCTGCGGTGACATCAAAAGTGCGCGGGTTGAGCTGGAGAAACTCCTGAATAGTGACACGTGCATTGCCACCATTGATTCTGTCCTGGTTTAGCTGCATCAGATTTAGGACTTGCGCCATTTTAA contains the following coding sequences:
- the LOC124663440 gene encoding uncharacterized protein LOC124663440 gives rise to the protein MESGEDDPPPEVDQALVKMAQVLNLMQLNQDRINGGNARVTIQEFLQLNPRTFDVTAEPIDADDWLREMNKTISVTHVADEDRVPYVTYLLRGVSAAWWDNHLLMKAPDAIITWDEFQLLFKRHHIPDSIMERKREEFCNLSQGNNTVLAYRDAFLKLARYAGDEVSTDAKKQAMFHKGLNPEIKYAILLVKCNTFEELVNTALQEEYGRAMLEDSRKRSREAASSSATAMPPRKRRIWVPYAAPAQPTYMPEPSAKA